The Mucilaginibacter gracilis genomic interval TTGATCGATCATGCCATTGATGAAAAGTTCACCTTGATCATTATAATAAACCGCCAAGCTTGAACTCCAGGGATCGGCAGCTTTAGATAGCTTTACCAGATTTTTTACCGTAAATTCTATCGCCGGTTTAAAAGGATAAAAAGCCCAATCATCGTAGGCTAGCACTTTACCTTTCGCGGTCGAATTATGATCGAGCAGCGTCACCGTAACTTTTATAAATTGCCCTTCTTCAGTTTGAAGACTGGTGTAATATAGTGTATTGAATATCTCCCGTAGGATTTCTTCTGAGGGTTTTGCATCCTGAATCTTCGAACGGTTGAGCTCCGAGAAAACAAAAGCAGCTAAGTCATTTGGTGTTTTAAATTCAGACATGATAAGCTTGGGTTGTTTTACAAATATTTAAATATTGTTTTAATTAAAAAATATTTAAATATTTATTAATCAACTAGAAATATTGATTCGAATTGCCCCTTCATGAATTTTTCGGTAAATTAGTTATTGTAAAAACACTATTATGATGACTGTTGCCGATCTGTATATCCGGGTGAGCACGGATGAACAAGCTGAAAAAGGTTACTCCCAGCGTAGCCAGGAAGAAGTATTAAGGAAATTCTGTGAAATCAAATATATCACGGTACGACACGTGTATTTTGAGGATCATTCCGCTAAAACTTTCAAGCGTCCTGTCTGGACTAAAGTGCTCGTCAATATCCGAAAAAGTAAGACCAAATCTGATCTGATCCTGTTTACCAAATGGGACAGGTTTAGCCGTAATGCCGGTGATGCTTACAATATGATCAATGTATTACGCCGCTTCGGCGTAGAACCCCAGGCGATAGAGCAACCTTTGGACCTGACGGTACCGGAAAATAAACTGATGCTGGCTTTTTATCTTGCAGCACCGGAGGTTGAAAATGACCGGAGATCGCTCAATGTGTTCAACGGTCAAAGAAAAGCGAGAAAAGAAGGCCGATGGGTATCGGCAGCGCCATTGGGTTATGCCAATCTATCCTATGAAAACGGACGAAAATACATTGGCCCGGTAGAACCCGCCGCATCTGCAATGAAATGGGTCTTTACCCAAATAGCCCAGGGTATGTTTACGACTGAACAGGTTTACCGCGAAGCGGTTACTAACAAAGGGCTTAAATGTGGCAGAAATAATTTATATACTTTGATCCGAAACCCAGTTTATTGTGGCAAAATAAAGGTGCCCAAACATAAAGACGAAGAAGAATACCTGGCTGACGGTCTGCATGAACCGTTGATCTCAGAAGCTATTTTTTATCGGGTTCAGGATATCCTGGACGGCAGAAAGCAAAAACCAAGAGTAGATTCGAGAAAAATCGCCGTTGGTGACCATATCCCTTTACGAGGTTTTCTCATCTGTCCTGAATGTGGCAAAATGCTGTCCGGCAGTTCCTCCAAAGGGCGCAATGGCTATTACCATTACTACCACTGTTTTAAAGGATGTCCTGTCAGGTTTAAGGTGGGTGATGTGAATACGGTTTTTGAAAAGGAGTTCGTGGAGGTTTTACCTAAAGAAAGGTACACCAAATTTTACTTGGATTGTATCCTGAAAGCTTACAAGTTGAAGCATAAAGGGGAAGACGATGCACGAAAGGAGTTAGTGGACCAAATACGTGAAGCGAACTCCAGGATCACGCAAGCCCGGGACTTACTCGTAGCTGGGAAGTTTGAGGAAGATGATTATTTAGCAACAAAAAGAGAGGCTGAACAGCTGATAATCAGACTCGAAGCTCAGATCCCGCACGTGATTAGTTCCCGGAAAAATATCGAAAGCGACCTGAGTGTGCTTATTTCGAACCAGAAAAGGGCCTGGGATATATGGAAAGGCGGAAAATCGGCTCAAATACGTATGATAATTGGTGCGTGTTATACCGAAAATATGGTGTTTTGCGATAATGGTGTTCGAACCACCCGAATTAATGATATAAACCACAATATCAGGCTGATAAACAAGGAATTAGATGTGCAAAAAAAATGGACAACCAGCGATTTAATGCGGTTGTCCACTAGGGTGGGAGCTACTGGGTTCGAACCAGTGACCCTCTGCTTGTAAGGCAGATGCTCTGAACCAGCTGAGCTAAGCTCCCGTTTGCTTTGG includes:
- a CDS encoding recombinase family protein, whose product is MTVADLYIRVSTDEQAEKGYSQRSQEEVLRKFCEIKYITVRHVYFEDHSAKTFKRPVWTKVLVNIRKSKTKSDLILFTKWDRFSRNAGDAYNMINVLRRFGVEPQAIEQPLDLTVPENKLMLAFYLAAPEVENDRRSLNVFNGQRKARKEGRWVSAAPLGYANLSYENGRKYIGPVEPAASAMKWVFTQIAQGMFTTEQVYREAVTNKGLKCGRNNLYTLIRNPVYCGKIKVPKHKDEEEYLADGLHEPLISEAIFYRVQDILDGRKQKPRVDSRKIAVGDHIPLRGFLICPECGKMLSGSSSKGRNGYYHYYHCFKGCPVRFKVGDVNTVFEKEFVEVLPKERYTKFYLDCILKAYKLKHKGEDDARKELVDQIREANSRITQARDLLVAGKFEEDDYLATKREAEQLIIRLEAQIPHVISSRKNIESDLSVLISNQKRAWDIWKGGKSAQIRMIIGACYTENMVFCDNGVRTTRINDINHNIRLINKELDVQKKWTTSDLMRLSTRVGATGFEPVTLCL